A genomic stretch from Lathyrus oleraceus cultivar Zhongwan6 chromosome 2, CAAS_Psat_ZW6_1.0, whole genome shotgun sequence includes:
- the LOC127119685 gene encoding uncharacterized protein LOC127119685 produces the protein MSATDKLFVKIFERKKQFIEQVRQESLLWEDNLRYLLILNGISPPPWLNNSAAHSSFPSDPKDLFKDDTVYQDQPSQAQFGVPSVGDIAVSTIIWMLYLTICVMKSMILKKDHDTGGRLSNFPDCSVSNVGCASSGPLELDSVVVSPQNQIEQRVSESFLDSAVSFSKLHRSRSRQKALEQCNSAKASKPLSVDGDNVGDCTAGAACSAPPSLQEDHIKELGLVNEFHPNNRSCLTEEMRKGGCLTRKDHSSNYTGRKTRSKSSSQKFNSLSIRSFSVEKEHGPPLNDLNEEMELISRPSFINGSCGVQEPNLIDFQNKDVGSSVYDKRLSIHRTSSQAEHSSELLNLDSSSGRYKVVEVSDINQPCSHVELKDVSKTSDCINGSRRNIVKDGDFCQTEQESNIQSRLRLHRSSCPSPGDDFFTTNGSGKSIDKSVQLPQPLILKNLQDPSVAVVGSLCSQEEPHISEVKTKEYLSKNGSGNIYLTRNSKLSKSPNSKSRGQRATHFTSPIRRYADVIVYRLLVASIGISKLPFVFQDRLQLTSIADNLNYRHRNAQMAGRASVELHTLIYFRKRPTDTEARIVKIRSNGFFVFVPKYGIEGPVYLTTRDEKGSGEWYVDEQEQKIKKMDGSSSYNILQTVQIHMEVVEPQPNRPKLQLTLI, from the coding sequence ATGTCGGCGACGGATAAGCTCTTCGTCAAGATCTTCGAACGAAAAAAGCAATTCATCGAGCAAGTTCGTCAGGAATCGCTTCTCTGGGAGGACAATCTTCGTTACCTACTCATTCTCAATGGAATTTCCCCTCCTCCATGGCTCAATAACTCCGCCGCTCACTCCTCTTTCCCCTCAGATCCCAAAGATCTATTCAAAGATGATACTGTTTATCAAGACCAACCATCACAAGCACAATTTGGAGTTCCTTCGGTTGGTGACATTGCAGTCAGTACAATAATCTGGATGTTGTATCTGACGATTTGCGTAATGAAGTCGATGATATTAAAAAAAGACCATGATACAGGGGGAAGGCTTTCTAATTTTCCAGATTGCTCAGTTAGTAATGTTGGATGTGCCTCAAGTGGTCCTCTAGAATTGGATTCAGTTGTTGTTTCACCTCAGAATCAGATAGAACAAAGAGTCTCAGAGAGTTTCCTTGATTCGGCAGTGTCATTTTCCAAGTTGCATAGATCAAGGTCAAGGCAGAAAGCTCTGGagcaatgtaacagtgcaaaAGCGTCCAAACCATTGTCAGTAGATGGTGATAATGTTGGGGATTGTACTGCTGGAGCTGCATGTTCTGCACCACCATCTCTACAGGAAGATCATATCAAGGAGTTAGGCTTGGTCAATGAGTTTCACCCAAACAACCGAAGTTGTTTGACGGAAGAAATGAGAAAAGGGGGTTGTCTAACTCGAAAAGACCACAGTTCTAATTACACTGGCCGTAAAACAAGATCTAAAAGTTCATCCCAGAAGTTTAACTCTTTGAGTATCCGTAGTTTTTCTGTAGAAAAGGAACATGGTCCTCCACTTAATGATTTGAATGAGGAAATGGAGCTTATCAGCCGGCCTTCTTTTATAAATGGAAGTTGTGGGGTTCAGGAGCCAAATTTAATAGATTTTCAAAACAAGGACGTTGGAAGCAGTGTCTATGATAAAAGATTAAGCATACATAGAACTTCTAGCCAGGCAGAACATAGTAGTGAATTATTAAACTTAGACAGCTCCTCAGGAAGATACAAAGTGGTTGAAGTATCTGATATTAATCAACCATGTTCTCATGTTGAGTTAAAGGATGTAAGCAAAACCTCTGATTGTATCAACGGAAGTAGGCGGAATATTGTTAAAGATGGTGATTTCTGCCAAACTGAACAAGAAAGTAACATTCAGAGTAGGTTAAGACTACATAGAAGTTCATGTCCATCACCAGGGGATGATTTTTTCACAACCAATGGTTCTGGAAAGTCTATCGATAAATCTGTGCAATTACCTCAACCTTTAATTTTGAAGAATTTGCAGGACCCCTCAGTGGCCGTTGTTGGGTCTTTATGTAGCCAAGAGGAACCTCACATTTCTGAAGTAAAAACAAAAGAATATTTAAGTAAAAATGGTTCTGGAAATATATACTTAACCAGAAATTCAAAGTTATCAAAGTCTCCAAATTCCAAATCTCGCGGGCAAAGGGCTACCCATTTCACATCACCTATAAGAAGATATGCAGATGTCATTGTATACAGGCTACTTGTTGCTTCTATAGGAATATCCAAGTTGCCATTTGTATTTCAAGACAGGCTACAGCTCACTAGTATTGCAGACAATTTAAATTATAGGCACAGAAATGCTCAGATGGCAGGGCGGGCATCTGTAGAGCTGCATACTCTCATTTATTTCCGAAAGAGGCCAACAGATACGGAGGCTAGGATAGTAAAGATAAGATCTAATGGATTTTTTGTGTTTGTCCCCAAATACGGCATTGAGGGACCTGTATATTTGACAACAAGAGATGAAAAGGGTAGTGGAGAATGGTATGTAGATGAACAAGAGCAAAAGATTAAAAAGATGGATGGCAGTTCTTCATACAACATTTTGCAAACAGTACAAATTCACATGGAGGTTGTGGAACCTCAGCCTAACCGGCCAAAACTTCAGCTTACTCTCATCTAG